The following coding sequences are from one Rhodobiaceae bacterium window:
- the pepN gene encoding aminopeptidase N — protein MKTEEPRPVLLKEYRPPAFLVDTVSLDVSLDPEKTEVRSVLQMRRNPDAENTGPLVLDGEHLTLKEVRVNDERLGENQYQVDDTSLTIADLPDTFTLSTLTTCSPASNTELTGLYQSNGIFCTQCEAEGFRRITYYLDRPDVMAEFRTRIVSSKALAPVLLSNGNCVDEGETEDGRHYAEWHDPFKKPAYLFALVAGDLAMVEDIFRTQSGRDVTLRIFVEPGNEDRCDYAMDALKRSMKWDEEVFGREYDLDIFMIVAVSAFNMGAMENKGLNVFNDKYVLARPDTATDADYAAIESIIAHEYFHNWTGNRITCRDWFQLCLKEGLTVFRDQEFTGDQRSRPVKRIADVRLLRTHQFPEDGGPLAHPVRPDSYIEINNFYTATVYEKGAELVRMIHTLLGAERFRKGMDLYFERHDGEAATVEDFLSSLADGGEEDLTAFKRWYAQAGTPEVLIAGNWDAGTKTYTLNMSQVTAPTPGQPTKEALPIPIALGLLDGQGREIELHLEGEDAPCGTSRVITLTKRDQIFRFQNVPEQPVPSLLRGFTAPVKLNANQSERDWTFLMAHDTDPFNRWEAGQKYASAILVGNVDAIQNGQKERQGNAFADIIKNLLADPKLEPEFVAQIITLPAEQTLAQTIATNVDVDAIHEARDNLKASLADTLWDEFRSAYDRFEVSGSYSPDAESAGRRTLRNVCLSYLVAAAAPEGRALAVQQFKAANNMTDQIAALGLLVDHDGPERDEALKAFHDRWADDHIVIDKWFALQATSTRPEALNDIKRLTGHATFSMSNPNKVRALIGSFASANQVRFHAGDGAGYAYISDKVLELDKINPQVAARMLGAFRSWRQFDAGRQSLIRDALQKVVNTPGISQDVYEIASKSLG, from the coding sequence ATGAAAACGGAAGAACCGCGTCCCGTTCTCCTTAAAGAATACCGTCCGCCAGCCTTCCTGGTGGACACTGTTTCCCTAGACGTTTCCCTTGATCCAGAGAAGACCGAGGTGCGCTCTGTCCTTCAGATGCGGCGGAATCCGGATGCCGAGAACACCGGTCCTCTGGTGCTCGACGGTGAACATCTGACACTCAAGGAAGTACGGGTGAATGATGAGCGACTGGGTGAAAACCAATATCAGGTCGACGACACGTCTTTGACCATCGCCGATCTGCCCGACACGTTCACCCTTTCAACACTTACCACCTGTTCGCCCGCGTCCAACACCGAGCTTACGGGTCTTTATCAGTCGAACGGCATTTTCTGTACACAGTGTGAGGCAGAAGGCTTCCGGCGGATCACCTACTATCTCGACCGTCCTGATGTGATGGCTGAGTTTCGCACGCGCATTGTCTCCTCCAAAGCGCTCGCACCTGTTTTGCTCTCCAACGGCAATTGCGTCGATGAAGGAGAAACAGAAGACGGGCGGCACTATGCGGAATGGCATGACCCGTTCAAAAAGCCAGCCTATCTTTTTGCGCTTGTGGCGGGCGATCTCGCCATGGTGGAAGACATTTTCCGCACCCAGTCTGGCCGCGATGTGACCCTTCGGATCTTTGTCGAGCCTGGAAATGAAGACCGGTGCGACTACGCAATGGATGCGCTCAAGCGGTCCATGAAGTGGGACGAAGAGGTTTTTGGCCGTGAATATGACCTCGACATCTTCATGATTGTCGCGGTGAGCGCGTTCAATATGGGGGCCATGGAGAACAAGGGCCTCAATGTCTTCAATGATAAATATGTGCTGGCACGGCCAGACACGGCGACAGATGCAGACTATGCGGCGATTGAATCCATCATCGCGCATGAATATTTCCACAATTGGACCGGCAACCGCATTACCTGCCGCGATTGGTTCCAGCTTTGCCTCAAAGAGGGGCTCACCGTTTTTCGGGATCAGGAATTTACCGGTGACCAGCGCTCCCGTCCTGTTAAGCGGATCGCGGATGTGCGCCTGCTCCGGACGCATCAGTTCCCGGAAGATGGCGGCCCCTTGGCGCACCCTGTGCGTCCCGACAGCTATATTGAGATCAATAATTTCTATACGGCGACCGTCTACGAAAAAGGCGCAGAGCTTGTTCGCATGATCCACACACTTTTGGGGGCCGAACGGTTCCGCAAGGGGATGGATCTCTATTTTGAACGTCATGATGGAGAAGCTGCGACGGTTGAAGACTTCCTTTCTTCACTTGCCGATGGCGGTGAAGAGGACCTTACGGCGTTCAAGCGCTGGTATGCTCAGGCCGGTACGCCGGAAGTACTGATTGCGGGCAACTGGGACGCTGGCACCAAGACCTATACGCTCAATATGAGCCAGGTTACGGCACCGACCCCGGGCCAGCCGACGAAAGAAGCACTGCCCATTCCCATTGCGCTTGGCCTGTTGGATGGACAAGGCCGCGAGATTGAGCTTCACCTCGAAGGAGAAGACGCGCCCTGTGGCACTTCACGGGTCATAACGCTCACCAAACGGGACCAGATTTTCCGCTTCCAGAATGTGCCCGAGCAGCCGGTCCCGTCTTTGCTGCGTGGCTTTACCGCGCCGGTCAAACTCAATGCCAATCAAAGTGAGCGCGACTGGACGTTCCTGATGGCGCACGACACTGATCCCTTTAACAGATGGGAAGCTGGTCAGAAATATGCCTCAGCTATTCTCGTTGGTAATGTTGATGCCATTCAAAACGGCCAAAAAGAACGCCAAGGCAATGCCTTCGCAGACATTATCAAAAACCTGCTTGCGGACCCTAAGCTAGAGCCTGAGTTTGTGGCTCAGATTATTACGCTCCCTGCAGAACAGACGCTTGCGCAGACAATCGCCACCAATGTTGATGTGGACGCAATCCATGAAGCGCGCGATAACCTTAAGGCCTCCCTTGCAGATACGCTGTGGGATGAATTCAGGTCAGCCTATGACCGGTTCGAGGTGAGTGGGTCCTATTCGCCTGACGCAGAAAGTGCAGGACGTCGCACATTGCGCAATGTCTGCCTCTCCTATCTCGTCGCCGCTGCAGCGCCCGAAGGACGGGCTCTTGCTGTGCAGCAGTTCAAAGCAGCCAACAATATGACAGACCAGATCGCCGCCCTTGGCCTTTTGGTGGATCATGATGGACCGGAACGCGACGAAGCCCTCAAAGCCTTTCATGATCGCTGGGCCGACGATCACATCGTCATCGACAAATGGTTTGCACTGCAGGCGACCTCGACCCGTCCAGAAGCGCTGAATGACATTAAGCGGCTAACCGGACACGCCACCTTCTCAATGTCGAACCCAAATAAGGTGCGCGCTTTGATCGGCAGCTTTGCCTCAGCCAACCAGGTCCGTTTTCATGCGGGAGATGGCGCGGGCTACGCCTATATAAGCGACAAGGTTCTGGAACTCGACAAGATCAACCCCCAGGTTGCGGCCCGGATGCTGGGTGCCTTCCGATCCTGGCGTCAGTTCGATGCGGGCCGACAGTCACTTATCCGCGATGCCTTGCAGAAGGTGGTTAACACGCCGGGTATTTCGCAGGATGTGTATGAAATTGCGAGCAAATCGCTCGGCTAA
- the mdtC gene encoding multidrug resistance protein MdtC, with protein sequence MWISDISIKRPVFAVMLIGALVALGWLSLGRLGVDLFPKVEFPVVSVETRLEGASPQTVESELSDAIEEQVNTISGIETLSSTSSEGRSSVVIQFELDEDADAKAQDARDKVALAQGEMPRDAEQSIVQKIDPDSQPIMSIMIAGDMPIRDLTRFADKTVKEHLQRISGVGSIRVVGGRDREVRIWLDAVKLRSYAVTADDVISALRREHAEIPGGRLDTAGLQSEFSVKTMGEVTSVAEFGDIVINFRADGLPTRIRDVARVEDGMEDRRSYAELDGKPGISLEVRRQSGRNTVEVAQAIRTELDGIRALAPPGVRIVSARDTSKFIEAAANDVFDDIILGVILVIIVTLAFLLSFRATLIVAMAMPTALISSFFAFYVMDFTINMMTLMALSISVGLLVDDAIVVLESIYRKLDEGHPPMEAASLGVKQVGLAVFAGTASVCAVFVPIAFMEGMVGRFFFQYGMAITFSVLVSLLTSITLTPMLCSRLLSEAADKRENMGRVARFFDDGYVMLEQAYKSLLGLALSYRWVVMLGAVGTVVLGVMVARTLPIAFDSSSDRSEFLANVDLPFGTGVDQMRTIASRVAQRLSALDHVNTVFYTIGADAQERVNEAEFYIGVTPKADRDVGIVALMDAVRAEMKASAPEAQKVSVTEVPWISGGGSSNFGINYAVSGADLGVLQQRTDAILARMRASGMFADVQSSFEAGKPEVQVAIDRRRAADLGVSMRTLAESVRALVGGTDVTTYEEFGSRYDVRVRLEEDQRNDVTKLEMIQIRAADGRLIDIANLAQFDIDSGPAQITRQNRSRSIMIMANTPEGVSLGPATDKLEEIIAEVGLPAGYIWSAEGEAKRMKENQQAIGFAFMVALAALYMILASQFNSFVQPVIIMLTAPLSFVGAFIALKLSGLELTMFAQIGLLALMGLVMKNGILLVDYANHLKAETGSSHEAMLSAGPVRLRPVLMTAFSTICGMIPVAFSDSQGAEFRNAMGFLVIGGLASSTFLTLLVVPAAYTLMDDAGVLIRQGIDRVKGLSGEGNARGLSRFRRKL encoded by the coding sequence ATGTGGATTTCTGACATCTCCATCAAACGCCCTGTCTTTGCCGTCATGCTCATTGGCGCACTGGTTGCGCTTGGGTGGCTTTCTCTTGGTCGGCTGGGTGTCGATCTTTTCCCCAAGGTGGAATTTCCTGTTGTCTCCGTTGAGACCCGCCTTGAAGGCGCATCGCCTCAGACAGTGGAGAGCGAGCTTAGCGACGCCATTGAAGAACAGGTCAATACGATCTCGGGCATTGAGACCCTTTCATCCACCAGCTCGGAAGGCCGCAGCTCTGTCGTGATCCAGTTTGAGCTGGATGAAGACGCAGACGCGAAAGCGCAAGATGCGCGGGACAAGGTAGCCCTTGCCCAGGGCGAAATGCCGCGCGATGCGGAGCAATCCATCGTCCAAAAAATTGACCCGGATTCTCAGCCCATCATGTCGATCATGATTGCCGGTGACATGCCGATCCGCGATCTGACCCGTTTTGCGGACAAGACCGTCAAAGAACACTTGCAGCGCATCTCCGGCGTGGGGTCCATCCGTGTTGTGGGTGGCCGCGACCGAGAAGTGCGGATCTGGTTGGATGCGGTAAAACTGCGTTCCTATGCCGTCACTGCCGATGATGTCATCAGCGCATTGCGGCGTGAACATGCTGAAATTCCAGGCGGGCGATTGGACACAGCCGGCCTGCAGTCTGAGTTCTCTGTGAAGACCATGGGCGAAGTGACGTCTGTTGCTGAATTCGGTGACATAGTCATCAACTTCAGAGCTGACGGGCTGCCCACGCGTATTCGTGATGTGGCCCGTGTGGAAGATGGGATGGAAGATCGACGCTCCTATGCGGAGCTCGACGGCAAACCTGGCATCTCACTGGAAGTCCGTCGTCAATCAGGGCGAAACACCGTCGAAGTCGCGCAAGCAATCCGGACCGAGCTTGATGGCATTCGCGCGCTCGCCCCTCCAGGGGTCAGGATCGTATCCGCCCGTGACACATCCAAGTTTATTGAAGCTGCCGCCAATGATGTTTTCGATGACATCATTCTGGGGGTCATTCTGGTCATCATTGTAACGCTGGCCTTCCTGCTCAGCTTCCGGGCGACGCTTATTGTGGCCATGGCGATGCCCACGGCGCTCATCTCCAGCTTCTTCGCGTTTTACGTGATGGACTTCACCATCAACATGATGACTTTGATGGCGCTTTCCATTTCGGTGGGGCTTCTGGTTGATGATGCCATCGTGGTGCTGGAAAGCATTTATCGCAAACTCGACGAGGGCCACCCGCCCATGGAAGCGGCATCGCTCGGCGTGAAACAGGTGGGCCTCGCGGTGTTCGCAGGTACAGCGTCTGTGTGCGCCGTCTTCGTACCGATCGCCTTCATGGAAGGCATGGTGGGACGCTTTTTCTTCCAGTACGGCATGGCGATTACCTTCTCCGTATTGGTCTCGCTTCTCACTTCCATCACGCTTACGCCCATGCTCTGCTCGCGCCTTTTGAGTGAAGCTGCTGATAAGCGGGAAAATATGGGCCGCGTTGCCCGCTTCTTTGACGATGGGTATGTGATGCTCGAACAGGCCTACAAAAGCCTGCTGGGCCTCGCACTGTCTTATCGCTGGGTCGTGATGCTGGGCGCGGTCGGCACCGTTGTGCTCGGTGTCATGGTCGCACGCACACTCCCCATCGCCTTTGACAGCAGTTCTGATCGATCTGAATTTTTGGCGAATGTCGACCTGCCCTTTGGCACCGGCGTTGACCAAATGCGTACGATTGCGAGCCGTGTGGCACAACGCCTCAGCGCCCTCGATCACGTCAACACGGTCTTCTACACAATCGGCGCCGATGCGCAGGAGCGTGTCAACGAAGCAGAGTTTTACATCGGCGTCACACCCAAGGCGGACCGTGATGTGGGCATTGTGGCCCTAATGGATGCCGTACGCGCAGAGATGAAAGCCTCAGCACCCGAAGCCCAGAAGGTCTCGGTGACGGAAGTCCCCTGGATTTCCGGCGGCGGGAGCTCGAACTTTGGCATCAATTATGCCGTCAGTGGCGCCGATCTAGGTGTGTTGCAACAACGTACGGACGCGATCCTTGCGCGCATGCGGGCGAGCGGCATGTTCGCCGACGTTCAATCGAGCTTTGAAGCGGGCAAACCTGAAGTCCAGGTCGCCATTGACCGCCGCCGTGCAGCAGACCTTGGTGTCAGCATGCGTACTCTTGCGGAGTCCGTTCGGGCACTCGTTGGCGGCACCGACGTTACTACCTATGAAGAGTTTGGCTCTCGCTACGATGTGCGTGTACGGCTCGAAGAGGATCAACGCAATGACGTCACCAAGCTGGAGATGATTCAGATCCGCGCTGCAGACGGGCGCTTGATTGATATTGCCAACCTCGCGCAGTTCGACATTGACTCCGGCCCTGCCCAAATCACCCGACAGAACCGTTCCCGCAGCATCATGATCATGGCAAACACCCCGGAGGGAGTGTCTCTCGGCCCCGCTACAGACAAGCTTGAGGAGATTATCGCGGAAGTCGGGCTTCCTGCCGGTTATATCTGGAGTGCCGAAGGTGAAGCCAAACGCATGAAGGAAAACCAGCAAGCCATCGGCTTTGCCTTCATGGTGGCGCTGGCCGCGCTCTATATGATCCTGGCGAGCCAGTTCAACAGCTTCGTTCAGCCGGTCATCATCATGCTCACCGCCCCCCTTTCCTTTGTAGGGGCTTTCATCGCGCTCAAACTGTCAGGTCTTGAGCTCACCATGTTTGCCCAGATCGGTTTGCTCGCGCTCATGGGGCTTGTGATGAAAAACGGCATTCTGCTCGTGGATTATGCCAACCATTTGAAAGCAGAAACCGGTTCGTCCCATGAAGCCATGCTGAGTGCCGGTCCTGTGCGGCTGCGGCCGGTCCTTATGACCGCCTTTTCCACCATTTGCGGCATGATCCCTGTTGCTTTCTCTGATAGCCAGGGCGCTGAGTTCCGCAATGCCATGGGTTTTCTAGTGATCGGGGGCCTCGCCTCTTCGACTTTCCTCACCCTTCTGGTCGTGCCTGCCGCCTATACGTTGATGGACGATGCCGGGGTGCTCATACGGCAAGGCATAGACCGCGTGAAAGGCCTCAGTGGCGAGGGTAACGCACGTGGGCTCTCACGGTTTAGAAGAAAACTCTAA
- the mdtA gene encoding multidrug resistance protein MdtA encodes MSSIPQKRSFSFRVRMKPGLRAVLVAGVALSLVACGEEEAAQTEGQAAPVAAVSVFSTHVLSEELTKPITGTGTMTAHKGTDVGPLIDGIIEEVFVRVGDRVAEGDPLFKTRDVEFRLRVQELEAQTRLAEAESRNSRRELDRIKELHGKGVASVGQLDNVQTKADIATARLNVARARLDAAKQNLTDATVYSPFDGVITSQQIYEGKFMSTRGGGGGMGGPSGVLRVLKIDIVAAIINVPEVHVGQLSVGMKARIYVDGLDGVYDSEIHVFNDQVDQTTRSAEVRIGLRNPEYMIKPGMFARAEFFPPPREALTLDRKAVLGIEGNHYVFIEDAAGRAKQMPVRVTQIDAERVELLEGLAEGAEVLMGPTVSSLVEGMPVRVEAAYDDGQPSAALTPASTSEVQ; translated from the coding sequence ATGTCGTCCATCCCCCAAAAGCGTTCGTTTTCCTTTCGTGTACGGATGAAACCAGGTCTGCGGGCAGTGCTTGTCGCAGGTGTTGCCCTTTCGCTTGTGGCTTGTGGCGAAGAGGAGGCGGCCCAGACCGAGGGGCAGGCAGCACCAGTCGCAGCAGTAAGTGTTTTTTCGACCCATGTGCTGAGTGAAGAATTGACAAAGCCCATTACCGGCACAGGCACAATGACGGCTCATAAGGGTACCGATGTTGGACCGCTCATCGATGGTATTATCGAAGAAGTGTTTGTGCGGGTGGGTGACCGGGTGGCTGAAGGCGACCCTCTTTTCAAAACCCGCGACGTTGAATTTCGTCTTCGTGTCCAAGAATTGGAAGCCCAAACCCGCCTTGCCGAAGCAGAGTCTCGTAACTCTCGGCGTGAGCTGGACCGGATCAAAGAATTGCATGGCAAGGGCGTGGCCTCTGTCGGCCAGCTCGACAATGTGCAGACAAAAGCAGATATCGCTACTGCCCGACTCAACGTTGCCCGTGCACGTCTTGATGCAGCCAAGCAGAACCTGACTGATGCGACGGTTTATTCCCCTTTTGATGGCGTCATCACAAGTCAGCAAATCTACGAAGGAAAATTTATGTCGACCCGCGGTGGTGGCGGCGGGATGGGTGGTCCCTCTGGCGTTCTGCGCGTTCTGAAAATCGACATCGTGGCCGCAATCATCAATGTGCCTGAAGTTCACGTCGGCCAACTGAGTGTCGGAATGAAAGCGCGCATCTATGTTGATGGCCTTGACGGCGTCTATGATAGCGAGATTCACGTGTTCAATGATCAGGTTGACCAGACAACCCGGTCCGCTGAGGTCCGGATTGGATTGCGGAACCCAGAATATATGATCAAACCGGGTATGTTCGCCCGAGCTGAATTCTTCCCACCGCCGCGCGAAGCTCTAACACTGGATCGCAAAGCGGTACTCGGCATTGAGGGCAATCACTATGTCTTCATTGAAGATGCAGCCGGACGCGCCAAACAAATGCCAGTGCGCGTCACCCAGATTGACGCAGAACGCGTGGAGCTTCTCGAAGGCCTCGCGGAAGGCGCTGAGGTTCTGATGGGTCCCACCGTCAGCTCGCTGGTTGAAGGCATGCCAGTCCGGGTTGAAGCTGCCTATGATGATGGGCAGCCATCGGCGGCGCTCACGCCTGCCTCGACTTCAGAGGTTCAATAG
- the slyA gene encoding transcriptional regulator SlyA — protein sequence MPKAENGDDFEFERTFAWSMHDVQRLIRRNWARTFKASGSDLSEPQARILANLERQDGGLTQTQLANELEMEKAPLGRLLDRMEESGYVTREQDPEDRRARRVFINDQGMAALPDMREAARAVFAVALKNVPDAKIDTMLDVLATIKSNLSSLDLDEAVADRQQGSKAAE from the coding sequence ATGCCAAAGGCAGAAAACGGCGACGATTTTGAATTTGAGCGCACATTTGCTTGGTCGATGCACGATGTGCAGCGCCTGATCCGGCGAAACTGGGCGCGAACCTTCAAGGCTTCTGGGTCGGACCTTTCCGAGCCGCAAGCGCGCATTTTGGCCAATCTGGAGCGCCAGGACGGGGGGCTCACCCAGACTCAACTGGCCAACGAGCTGGAGATGGAAAAGGCGCCGCTCGGACGACTGCTCGACCGGATGGAGGAGAGTGGATACGTCACCCGGGAGCAGGATCCGGAAGATCGCCGCGCACGCCGGGTTTTCATCAATGACCAGGGCATGGCAGCCTTGCCAGATATGCGTGAGGCCGCAAGGGCTGTGTTTGCTGTCGCCCTGAAAAACGTGCCGGACGCAAAAATAGACACCATGTTGGACGTTCTGGCGACGATAAAATCGAATCTGAGTTCTCTCGATTTGGATGAGGCGGTTGCTGATCGGCAGCAAGGATCCAAAGCGGCCGAATAG
- the acrC gene encoding acryloyl-CoA reductase (NADH) — MNFDFSDDQKLLKESVKKMLSDKCDLGRVRKVLDGDEPFARDVWDALVEMGVTGTAIPEEYGGLGLGALELCVVAEELGRSAAPVPFSSSVYLATEALLVAGTEEQKQAWLPKLASGEVIGTFAMAEGFTAASPRTVEVAFNGGKLNGTKVAVPDGDIADVAVVLANTGGSGDKALSLVVVDLKASGVTIEAVKTIDPTRSHANITFKDTPAELMGTEGEGWASTGTVFDSAAVLMAFEQIGGAEAAMWMARDYALERYAFGRLIGSYQAIKHKIADMYVKLELARSNCYFGAMMLNDRGAELPEAAAAARISATEAYRYAAQENIQVHGGIGYTWEADTQFYFRRSKLLALALGSALEWKDKLVARLETRNAA, encoded by the coding sequence ATGAATTTCGATTTTTCTGACGACCAAAAACTCTTGAAAGAGTCGGTCAAGAAAATGCTCAGCGATAAATGTGACTTGGGCCGTGTGCGCAAAGTCCTGGATGGCGACGAACCCTTCGCGAGAGACGTGTGGGATGCCCTCGTTGAAATGGGTGTCACCGGTACAGCCATTCCCGAAGAATATGGCGGGCTCGGCCTCGGTGCTTTGGAACTCTGTGTCGTGGCAGAAGAGCTTGGTCGCTCGGCAGCACCCGTTCCCTTCTCAAGCTCTGTTTATCTTGCGACCGAAGCGCTGCTCGTTGCTGGGACCGAAGAGCAGAAGCAGGCCTGGTTGCCTAAGCTCGCATCGGGCGAAGTCATTGGCACTTTCGCGATGGCTGAAGGCTTCACAGCCGCAAGCCCGCGCACGGTGGAAGTCGCCTTCAATGGCGGCAAGCTGAACGGGACCAAGGTTGCAGTACCAGATGGCGACATTGCTGATGTTGCGGTGGTGCTGGCAAACACGGGTGGGTCCGGTGACAAAGCGCTATCACTCGTCGTTGTCGACCTGAAAGCAAGCGGTGTCACCATTGAGGCCGTAAAGACCATCGACCCAACCCGCTCTCATGCCAACATCACCTTCAAGGACACGCCTGCAGAACTGATGGGTACTGAGGGCGAAGGCTGGGCAAGCACAGGTACCGTCTTTGACAGTGCAGCCGTGTTGATGGCGTTTGAGCAGATTGGCGGCGCAGAAGCAGCCATGTGGATGGCCCGCGACTATGCACTGGAGCGCTATGCCTTCGGTCGTCTGATCGGGTCTTACCAGGCCATCAAGCACAAGATTGCCGACATGTATGTGAAGCTCGAGCTGGCACGCTCCAACTGCTATTTCGGCGCCATGATGCTGAATGACCGCGGAGCAGAATTGCCAGAGGCAGCTGCCGCAGCGCGCATTTCTGCGACCGAAGCCTATCGCTATGCCGCACAGGAAAACATCCAGGTGCATGGTGGTATTGGCTACACATGGGAAGCAGACACCCAGTTCTATTTCCGTCGCTCAAAGCTCTTGGCTTTGGCGCTGGGCAGTGCCCTTGAGTGGAAAGACAAGCTGGTCGCACGTCTCGAAACCCGCAACGCCGCCTGA
- the acdA gene encoding acyl-CoA dehydrogenase — MDFNDTKEEAEYRAKVRAWLDQNAERKKSSKDALPNLGLEEALERARKWQATKAEGGFACITWPKEYGGQGGSSIHNVIYSQEESNYLVPGGFYAIGLGMCVPTVLAWGTEEHKERYVAPAIHGDEIWCQLFSEPAGGSDVAGLRTKAEKDGDEWVINGQKVWTSGAHYCDYGIVVVRTDPNVPKHKGLTMFIIDMKSEGVDVRPIKQMSGESEFNEVFFTNVRVPDSNRLGNPGDGWKVALTTLMNERLAVGGGGGADWEELMSLGRESELEQMAAMSNGAVRERVADWYVQTQGLKYTRFRTLTALSKGQTPGPESSISKVVSAAKMQDLGSFAMDLQGQAGIIRDREVSPQGAIFQNQWMGGAGYRIAGGTDEILRNIVAERVLGLPQDIRVDKAKPYNELPK, encoded by the coding sequence ATGGATTTTAACGACACAAAAGAAGAAGCCGAATACCGCGCCAAAGTTCGCGCGTGGCTCGACCAAAACGCTGAGCGTAAAAAGAGTAGCAAAGATGCACTGCCCAATCTCGGACTGGAAGAAGCATTGGAGCGTGCCCGCAAGTGGCAGGCAACAAAAGCAGAAGGTGGCTTCGCCTGCATTACCTGGCCAAAGGAGTATGGCGGCCAGGGCGGGTCTTCCATCCACAATGTGATCTACAGCCAGGAAGAATCGAACTACCTCGTCCCCGGCGGTTTCTACGCCATTGGTCTGGGCATGTGTGTGCCAACGGTGCTGGCATGGGGCACCGAAGAACACAAAGAGCGCTATGTCGCGCCCGCGATCCATGGCGACGAAATCTGGTGCCAGCTTTTCTCGGAGCCTGCTGGTGGCTCGGATGTTGCCGGTCTTCGCACGAAGGCGGAGAAGGATGGCGATGAGTGGGTGATCAACGGCCAGAAAGTCTGGACGTCGGGCGCGCATTATTGCGACTACGGCATTGTCGTGGTGCGGACTGATCCCAATGTGCCAAAGCACAAAGGTCTCACCATGTTCATCATCGACATGAAGTCGGAAGGTGTTGATGTTCGTCCGATTAAGCAGATGTCCGGTGAGAGCGAATTCAACGAAGTCTTTTTCACCAACGTACGGGTGCCGGACTCCAACCGTCTTGGCAATCCGGGCGATGGCTGGAAAGTGGCACTTACCACGCTGATGAACGAACGTCTCGCTGTTGGTGGCGGCGGTGGCGCTGACTGGGAAGAGCTCATGTCTCTTGGCCGTGAAAGCGAACTGGAACAGATGGCTGCCATGTCGAACGGCGCTGTACGTGAGCGTGTCGCGGATTGGTATGTGCAGACCCAAGGGTTGAAATATACCCGCTTCCGGACACTTACGGCTCTTTCCAAAGGCCAGACGCCAGGACCAGAAAGCAGCATCTCCAAAGTGGTCTCGGCTGCGAAAATGCAGGACCTTGGCTCGTTCGCGATGGATTTGCAGGGACAGGCAGGCATCATTCGAGACCGGGAGGTTTCGCCTCAAGGCGCCATCTTCCAGAACCAATGGATGGGCGGCGCAGGCTATCGTATTGCCGGTGGTACGGATGAAATCCTCCGTAACATTGTTGCGGAACGGGTTCTCGGCCTGCCGCAGGATATCCGGGTTGATAAGGCCAAACCTTACAACGAGCTTCCAAAATAG